The DNA region TAATGATGGCCCGCTCGAGCGCCCGGACGTACGCGACGACGTCAACCGGCTCGCGGAGTCTCACGATGGGATACGCCACCAATTGCCCTGGTCCGTGCCACGTGATGCGCCCGCCCCTGTCGACGTCGATGACCTCGCTGCCATCGACGGGTCGGTCCCAAGCGGCCGTGCGCTTGCCCGCCGTGTACACGCTCACGTGCTCGACCAAGATGACCGTGTCGGGGCGTTTGCCCGCGACGACATCGGCATGAATCTCACGCTGGAGGGCCCAGAGTTCGCGATAGTCGCGAGGTCCCTCGCCCAGTAGATCGAGAATCTCCATCGGACCAGGCTAACCGTGGAATGGATCGGTGTAGTTCGGGTTTCTTAGGGACATGAACAAGCGTCCCTGGTTGCGCCCGGTATTTGTCGTCGTGATGATTGTGGGCTGGTTGGCCGTTGGGGGAGTGGGAGGCCAGACCTTCGGGGTCCTTTCCTCGGTTCAGAAGAACGAAAACTCCGCGTTCTTGCCGGCAAGCGCCCAGTCGACGGAAGCGGCCGCGATTCACGCCAAGTTCGTGCCGAGCGACTCCGTCCCAGGGCTCTTCGTCATCACCGACGCCAGCGCGGGCGCGGACCTCCCCGCGATCCAGAGCTGGGTCGACAAGGTGGTGAACGAACCCCTCGCGGGCGACACCGCGGCTCGCACCGTCGGGGACATCCTCACGAACACCCCCACCGCTGTGCCTTCGCAGGACGGGCAAGCGGTGCTCGTGGTGTTTAGCGTCAAGGCCGATCTCTTTCGCGCCACCTCCGGCGGCACGTCCGTGGCCCAGATATTCGCCGACACGGTTCGGTCGTCCTGGGCCTCGGAGGGACTCGCCAAGCCCGGCTATCTCACGGGAGCGGCGGGGATCGTGGCCGACCTCGTCAACGCGTTCGCAGGGATCGAAGGCATCCTGCTCCTGGTCGCGCTCGTCGTGGTGCTGGTCATCTTGTTGATCGTCTATCGCAGCCCCGTGCTGCCCTTCCTGGTGCTTGCCACGGCGATGATCGCCCTCACAGGGGCGATCATCTTGGTGTACGCGCTCGCGAAGAATGGCGTGATCACGCTCAATGGACAGTCCCAAGGAATCATGTTCATCCTCGTGGTGGGCGCGACCACCGACTATGCGCTCCTGTTGGTCTCGCGATATCGCGAAGAACTGCTTCACCACGAGAGCCCCTACATCGCGATGGCGGTCGCATGGCGTCGCTCACTCGAGCCCATTGCGGCGTCGGCCGGAACCGTGATCCTGGGGCTGCTCGTGCTGCTTCTGTCGGACCTCAAGTCGAATGCTTCTCTCGGCCCTGCGGGTGCCATCGGCATCGCGGCCGCTTTGCTCGCGGCGCTCACGCTCTTGCCTGCGCTCCTCCTCATGGGCGGCAAGAGGGCGCGGGGTGTTTTCTGGCCGATGCGCCCCCTTTACCTCGGCGACGGTGACGACGGTCAGTCGACCGACGCCGTCGAGCGCCGTGCTGGAGTGTGGGGCAAGATCTCCCGCACGGTTGACGCCCGTCCGCGCATCATTTGGGTGGGTTCGGTCGCGTTGCTGGCGGTGATGGCCACGGGGCTCCTTGGTCTCAAGGCGGACGGCCTGGGCGAGAAGGACGTGTTCCTCACGCAGACCGAATCCATTGAGGGATTCACGGTCCTCCAGGACCACTTCGCCGCAGGTGCGACGTCGCCGGTGCAGATCATTGTCGACCAGAACAAGGCCGACGGGGCGCTCGCGGCGGTTAAGGCGGTGCCAGGGATTGATGCGGCATACCTGCTCACTCCCGCAGTTGTTCAAGGCGCTCCGGCAGGCACGGGCTCTCAGAGCCCGATCGTGGTGAACGGTCAGGTCGAAATCGACGCGGTGACGGCCAAGGCGGCCTCCACCCGCGACGCTCAACAGGTTGTCTCGACGATTCGAGAAGCCCTCAAGAACCAGGCCCCCGAGGCCCTGGTGGGGGGACAAGCCGCCGAGGCGCTCGACACCCGCTTGACGACCGATCGCGACATCAAGGTGATCATCCCTGTCATTCTCTTGGTGATCTTCATCGTGTTGTCGTTCTTGCTGCGCGCGCTGGTTGCCCCTGCCCTCATTGTCGGGGCGAACATTCTGTCATTCGCGGCCTCGTTGGGGGTTTCGTCCCTGGTATTTGACCATGTGTTCCACTTCCCAGGAATGGATCCCGCGACACCGCTGCTCGCCTTCGTGTTTCTCGTCGCGTTGGGTGTCGATTACTCGATCTTCCTCATGTCTCGCACCCGCGAGGAATCGTTGCGTTACGGCACTCGCGCGGGCGTTCGCAGGTCCCTCGCCGTCACGGGAGGGGTCATCACGTCGGCGGGCCTGGTGTTGGCCGCAACCTTCGCTGCGCTCGGTGTCTTGCCCTTGATCTTCCTCGCCCAAATCGCATTCATCGTGGGCTTTGGAGTGCTCGTCGACACCTTCATCGTGCGATCTCTCTTGGTTCCTGGACTCATCGCCGATGTCGACCGCGCCTCGTGGTGGCCGTGGGCTGGCGCCTTCAAGGACTAGGGCGCTCCAGGACTAGAGCGCTCCAGGACTAGGGCGTTCACATACCGGGCCGCCCGGGGGCGAATATGCCCTGTGGATAACGCCCGCGGGCGCGCAGCGCACGGCACTGTGGGTCCATGACCTCTGTGCAAAGCGGGCGCCACGTGGAGCGCGTCGTGGGAACGGGAACCGACGAGTTCGACCGGGTGCGCTCCCGCGTCGAAGGCCTGGTGCGACTCGGCTCCCCTCATTTCTTAGTCCCCAGTCGCGTCACGATGACACCGGGCGATCAGGTCGCGGTGACCGAACCGCCGCACGACCACGACACTCTTCGGGCGGTTCTCGATGCGCGAGGCGCACTGAGAGCGGGGGAGTGCGTGTGGCTGGGCACAGCGGTCGCGGAGGCTCTCGCGGTGCTGCACAAGGGGGGACTCGTTCACGGAGCGCTCGACGGGGAAGCGGTCGTGATTGACCGAGGCAGGGTGCGTCTCGCCAGACTCGTCGACGGCGCCGATGACGCTCACGCGGCCGACGATATCGCCGCTCTCGGGCGGCTGCTGGCTTCTGCGGTGAGGGAGTCCGACTCCGACAGGATCGATGCCTGGACCGAACCCATGACCCACCCGAACCGTGAGGGTCGCCCGACCGCTGCCATGGTGGTGCATGCACTCGCGTCGTGTGCGCATCCCGAAGAGGTGCTCGTGCCTGCGGTGGGAGTGGCGAGCGCGTTGAGGCGTGCCGTGCTAGCGAATCAAAGGTCCACGGACTACGGGACTGTCGAGCACGGGACTGTCGAGCACGGGACTGTCGAGCACGGGACTGTCGAGCACGGGACTGTCGAGCACGGGACTGTCGAGCACGGAAATGTGGAGCGTGGAGCTGTCACGCATAGTGCGGCCGTTCCCCTGCGCGAATCGCGCTGGTGGCGGTTGCGACTGAATGCCACCAGAGCACTCCTGCGGATCGGCGTGGCGATCACTGCACTTGGGCTTGTGGGCGGACTCGGATTGGGGGCGGCATGGGCGACACACTTGGGGCCCTGGGCCGGGGCGAAAGCCG from Demequina lutea includes:
- a CDS encoding MMPL family transporter gives rise to the protein MNKRPWLRPVFVVVMIVGWLAVGGVGGQTFGVLSSVQKNENSAFLPASAQSTEAAAIHAKFVPSDSVPGLFVITDASAGADLPAIQSWVDKVVNEPLAGDTAARTVGDILTNTPTAVPSQDGQAVLVVFSVKADLFRATSGGTSVAQIFADTVRSSWASEGLAKPGYLTGAAGIVADLVNAFAGIEGILLLVALVVVLVILLIVYRSPVLPFLVLATAMIALTGAIILVYALAKNGVITLNGQSQGIMFILVVGATTDYALLLVSRYREELLHHESPYIAMAVAWRRSLEPIAASAGTVILGLLVLLLSDLKSNASLGPAGAIGIAAALLAALTLLPALLLMGGKRARGVFWPMRPLYLGDGDDGQSTDAVERRAGVWGKISRTVDARPRIIWVGSVALLAVMATGLLGLKADGLGEKDVFLTQTESIEGFTVLQDHFAAGATSPVQIIVDQNKADGALAAVKAVPGIDAAYLLTPAVVQGAPAGTGSQSPIVVNGQVEIDAVTAKAASTRDAQQVVSTIREALKNQAPEALVGGQAAEALDTRLTTDRDIKVIIPVILLVIFIVLSFLLRALVAPALIVGANILSFAASLGVSSLVFDHVFHFPGMDPATPLLAFVFLVALGVDYSIFLMSRTREESLRYGTRAGVRRSLAVTGGVITSAGLVLAATFAALGVLPLIFLAQIAFIVGFGVLVDTFIVRSLLVPGLIADVDRASWWPWAGAFKD